The proteins below are encoded in one region of Bacillota bacterium:
- a CDS encoding sensor histidine kinase — MLRWIQTVHERVSMLWKVMVANGVIIVVGAVGGVLLTLWGLRSGAVLETMLPFVIAGLAATLVVNFLLVQLAFRPLYQLREVMETVEHGRLEARAPEIREDPDVRRVAETLNAMLDRLQQQRRMAASQILAALEAERRRIARELHDETSQALATLLLHLDLTVRSLPRCGDEQGRNQVQQARRRLEESRQLVESTLDEVRKLTVELRPTVLDDLGLVPALRWYIHTKLDPAGVEAKLDVTGFERRLPDELETVIFRVVQEAVTNVLRHARARRVSVELHEEPELLYVRVQDDGRGFSPEQLIGQPERSIGLAGMRERAALVDGRLEIRSRPGQGTTVELTIPRKEGAVRDEAHSRAAG; from the coding sequence GTGCTGCGCTGGATCCAGACGGTTCACGAGCGGGTCTCCATGCTCTGGAAGGTGATGGTCGCCAACGGGGTGATCATCGTCGTCGGCGCCGTCGGCGGCGTCCTCCTCACCCTCTGGGGGCTCCGCTCCGGGGCCGTGCTGGAGACCATGCTGCCCTTCGTCATCGCCGGCCTGGCGGCCACGCTGGTGGTCAACTTCCTCCTCGTGCAGCTGGCCTTCCGGCCGCTCTACCAGCTGCGCGAGGTGATGGAGACGGTGGAGCACGGGCGGCTGGAGGCGCGCGCGCCGGAGATCCGCGAGGACCCCGACGTGCGCCGGGTGGCCGAGACGCTCAACGCCATGCTCGACCGGCTCCAGCAGCAGCGGCGCATGGCCGCCTCGCAGATCCTGGCGGCGCTGGAGGCGGAGCGGAGGCGGATCGCCCGCGAGCTCCACGACGAGACGAGCCAGGCGCTGGCCACGCTCCTCCTCCACCTCGACCTGACGGTGCGCTCGCTGCCCCGCTGCGGCGACGAGCAGGGCCGGAACCAGGTGCAGCAGGCGCGGCGGCGGCTCGAGGAGAGCCGCCAGCTGGTGGAGAGCACGCTGGACGAGGTGCGGAAGCTGACCGTCGAGCTCCGCCCCACGGTGCTGGACGACCTGGGCCTGGTGCCGGCGCTGCGCTGGTACATCCACACCAAGCTGGATCCGGCCGGGGTGGAGGCCAAGCTGGACGTCACCGGCTTCGAGCGGCGGCTGCCGGACGAGCTGGAGACGGTCATCTTCCGCGTGGTGCAGGAGGCCGTCACCAACGTGCTGCGCCACGCCCGCGCCCGGCGCGTCTCGGTGGAGCTACACGAGGAGCCGGAGCTCCTCTACGTTCGGGTGCAGGACGACGGGCGGGGCTTCTCGCCCGAACAGCTGATCGGGCAGCCGGAGCGGAGCATCGGCCTGGCCGGCATGCGGGAGCGGGCGGCGCTGGTCGACGGCCGCCTGGAGATCCGCTCGCGGCCCGGGCAGGGGACCACCGTCGAACTGACCATCCCCCGCAAGGAAGGGGCCGTACGGGATGAAGCCCATTCGCGTGCTGCTGGTTGA